A single genomic interval of Desulfovibrio sp. harbors:
- a CDS encoding glycerophosphodiester phosphodiesterase, whose product MRLLATLLAATAFLFPLMEDKALTATTSPLVIGHRGACGYRPEHTLASYELAVELGADYIEPDLVSTKDGVLVARHENEIGGTTDAAQKFPDRKTKKIIAGKEVEGWFTEDFTLAELKTLRAKERLEFRDHSFDGKFDIPTLDQIIELAKKKSAETGRTIGIYPETKHPTYFRSIGLPLEEPLVEALKRAGWDRADSPVFIQSFEYANLKALKKMIDVPLIFLMGEPDMRPYDFVMAGDTRTYADLTRPEELKIIATFAKGIGPWKRLIVGENPDKTLKAPGSLVADAHAAGLLVHPYTFRNEARFLAADYKGDPQAEYLQFFTLGVDGVFSDFADTAVKTREAFLRK is encoded by the coding sequence ATGCGTCTTCTCGCCACGCTCTTGGCCGCAACAGCATTCCTGTTTCCGCTCATGGAGGATAAAGCCCTGACAGCCACCACATCCCCCCTCGTCATCGGCCATCGGGGCGCCTGCGGCTACCGCCCGGAGCACACCCTGGCCTCCTATGAGCTGGCCGTGGAGCTCGGCGCGGACTACATCGAGCCGGACCTGGTATCAACCAAGGACGGCGTGCTGGTGGCCCGCCACGAGAACGAGATCGGCGGCACCACGGACGCGGCCCAGAAATTCCCGGACCGCAAAACCAAGAAGATCATCGCCGGCAAGGAGGTTGAGGGCTGGTTCACCGAAGACTTCACCCTGGCCGAGCTGAAAACGCTGCGCGCCAAGGAGCGCCTGGAGTTTCGGGACCACTCATTTGACGGCAAGTTCGACATCCCCACGCTCGACCAGATCATCGAGCTGGCCAAGAAAAAGAGCGCCGAAACGGGGCGCACCATCGGCATCTATCCCGAAACCAAGCACCCCACGTATTTCCGCTCCATCGGCCTTCCCCTGGAGGAGCCGCTGGTCGAGGCGCTTAAACGCGCTGGCTGGGACAGGGCGGATTCGCCGGTGTTCATCCAGAGCTTCGAGTACGCCAACCTGAAAGCCCTGAAGAAGATGATCGACGTGCCGCTGATATTTCTCATGGGAGAGCCCGACATGCGGCCCTATGATTTCGTGATGGCCGGGGACACGCGGACCTACGCGGACCTGACCAGGCCCGAGGAGCTTAAGATAATCGCCACGTTCGCCAAGGGAATAGGGCCGTGGAAGCGGCTCATCGTGGGCGAGAACCCGGACAAGACCCTGAAGGCTCCAGGGAGCCTGGTCGCGGACGCGCACGCGGCCGGGCTGCTGGTTCACCCCTACACGTTCAGAAACGAAGCGCGCTTTCTGGCCGCCGACTACAAGGGCGACCCCCAGGCGGAGTATCTCCAGTTCTTCACGCTCGGCGTGGACGGGGTGTTCTCGGACTTCGCGGACACGGCGGTGAAGACCAGGGAGGCGTTTTTGAGGAAATAG